One Deinococcus carri DNA window includes the following coding sequences:
- a CDS encoding metalloregulator ArsR/SmtB family transcription factor: MHEHAVPPQPHPDDLARVTEVFKALSEPIRVQLVLLLIAGERSVTQLVEALDQPQSTVSRHLALLRSADLVKTRREGTSVHYRLADTHVARLVREAFSHAQHERLGLPDHPAADPVPGGVH, translated from the coding sequence ATGCACGAGCATGCGGTTCCCCCCCAACCCCATCCGGACGACCTGGCCCGCGTGACAGAGGTCTTCAAGGCCCTCTCCGAACCCATCCGCGTGCAGCTCGTGTTGCTGCTGATCGCGGGTGAGCGCAGCGTGACCCAACTCGTCGAGGCCCTCGACCAGCCGCAGAGCACGGTCAGCCGTCACCTGGCCCTGCTGAGAAGTGCCGACCTCGTGAAAACCCGCCGGGAAGGCACCAGCGTCCACTACCGCCTGGCGGACACCCACGTCGCCCGCCTCGTCCGGGAGGCCTTCAGCCATGCTCAGCACGAACGCCTCGGCCTCCCGGACCATCCGGCTGCTGATCCCGTGCCTGGAGGCGTCCATTGA